One genomic region from Granulicatella adiacens ATCC 49175 encodes:
- the rnz gene encoding ribonuclease Z → MELQFLGTGAGVPSKMRNVTSIALKLLDEINEVWLFDCGEATQQQILNTNIRPGKIKKIFITHMHGDHIFGLPGLLTSRSFQGGEDDLTLYGPKGIKNFIDTTIQASCSKLGYPLRVVEFEKEGLLFEDKHFKVEMKRLEHGIPSYGFRVTEKDQPGELQADRLKELGIPFGPLYGKLKKGETITLEDGTIVNGQDYISPDIKGRVVTICGDTRKCEASEILAYRSDVLVHEATYEGDKGQQAYRHFHSTSLQAAEVAKNAEVKRLLLTHISARYLGKQSQELEDEAKKIFENVQVVKDFDIVTVERIKHHEGR, encoded by the coding sequence ATGGAATTGCAATTTCTAGGAACAGGTGCTGGCGTACCTTCTAAAATGAGAAACGTCACTTCAATTGCATTAAAGCTTCTCGATGAGATTAATGAAGTGTGGTTATTCGATTGCGGAGAAGCTACACAGCAACAGATTTTAAATACAAATATTCGTCCAGGAAAAATCAAGAAGATTTTCATCACACATATGCATGGGGATCATATCTTTGGTTTACCAGGACTACTGACTAGTCGTTCTTTCCAAGGCGGAGAAGATGATTTAACCCTCTATGGTCCTAAAGGGATTAAAAACTTTATCGATACAACGATTCAGGCTTCTTGTTCAAAATTAGGATATCCTTTAAGAGTTGTTGAATTTGAAAAAGAAGGTCTTCTTTTCGAAGATAAACACTTTAAAGTAGAAATGAAGCGACTCGAACATGGGATTCCATCTTATGGATTTCGTGTCACTGAAAAAGATCAACCAGGCGAACTGCAAGCAGACCGTTTAAAAGAGTTAGGAATTCCCTTTGGTCCGCTTTACGGTAAGTTGAAAAAAGGCGAAACCATTACTCTAGAAGACGGAACAATCGTGAATGGACAAGATTATATTTCTCCGGATATTAAAGGACGCGTTGTGACCATATGCGGAGATACCCGTAAATGTGAAGCTAGTGAAATCTTGGCCTATCGTTCGGATGTTCTCGTCCACGAGGCGACATACGAAGGCGATAAAGGCCAACAAGCTTATCGTCATTTCCATTCAACAAGTCTTCAAGCAGCTGAAGTGGCTAAAAACGCTGAGGTTAAACGACTATTGTTAACGCATATCAGTGCTCGCTATCTTGGGAAACAATCCCAAGAGTTAGAAGACGAGGCTAAAAAGATTTTTGAAAATGTTCAAGTTGTCAAAGACTTCGACATTGTGACTGTTGAAAGGATTAAACATCATGAAGGACGCTAA
- a CDS encoding acyltransferase family protein translates to MIDRSEMEKRFYVSSFDGLRAIGILSIIIYHLYSYRLPGGFLGLDIFLILAGYFMTNRLMTSLMNDGKIPLKQFLLKRLARIALPLIAMLVLVFIYITLFQNEMLVNLRGSFTSSLVFLNNWWQILRAQTFIPNLLTENPFEHLWYISLAFQFYLLWPIVFAVLSLFVKKHNTLFVAIVVLATASFGLMLFSYKGADSLTYVTMSTWTRLFSMLIGSCTALLYPLDRFQKEHKSRLPYEQYLRLIPIVLMFILLFTLGRNEDITYRGGMLLFDLTVAAVILMSLHPKVGTGILFRFKPLTVIGRRSLSYYLWFLPIIVLYQAKMGIIGSSSLIHGIIQLVLILFFGEVWYQVFEKRRYLQMARKIMGLLNEKTAFGKQIFFGICAVPLIILAVGLVQSTSKLSEQEATLTELIHTNQTIVDNTQQTDKKLLKTINNVVGLTREETVFSSNSSITFIGDQSLLAIANELTTIYPNAVMHATTIAQVTDLSSTINELKSKNQLNDIVVLMFGANSAFTKGQLERELKRIGMEKQIFLVTTTTSKTWREDVNNVYASVSEKYSNVHVLDWNEYSKDQDWFYSHKSYVTEVGAHEEALFFAKKIYETLRGN, encoded by the coding sequence ATGATTGATAGAAGTGAGATGGAAAAACGTTTTTACGTATCTTCCTTTGACGGCCTAAGAGCGATAGGAATTCTTAGTATTATTATTTATCACTTGTATTCTTATCGCTTACCGGGTGGATTTCTTGGATTGGACATCTTCCTCATTTTAGCGGGATACTTTATGACAAACCGCTTAATGACAAGTTTGATGAACGATGGAAAGATTCCTTTGAAGCAGTTTTTACTAAAACGATTAGCGCGTATTGCACTGCCTTTAATCGCAATGCTCGTTTTAGTGTTCATTTATATTACGTTGTTTCAAAATGAGATGTTGGTGAACTTAAGAGGTTCATTTACTTCCAGTTTAGTGTTTTTAAATAACTGGTGGCAGATTCTTAGGGCTCAAACGTTTATTCCAAACTTATTAACGGAAAATCCATTTGAACACTTATGGTATATCTCATTGGCCTTTCAATTTTACTTATTGTGGCCGATTGTGTTTGCAGTCTTAAGTTTATTCGTTAAGAAGCATAATACATTGTTTGTGGCTATCGTTGTGTTAGCTACAGCTTCATTTGGATTAATGCTCTTTAGTTATAAAGGAGCAGACTCATTAACGTATGTCACGATGAGCACTTGGACCCGATTGTTTTCAATGCTTATTGGTTCATGTACGGCATTGTTATATCCTTTAGATCGTTTCCAAAAGGAACATAAATCTAGGTTGCCGTATGAGCAATATTTACGCTTAATCCCAATTGTGTTAATGTTCATTTTATTATTTACACTCGGACGAAATGAAGATATTACTTATCGTGGTGGAATGTTGCTTTTTGATTTAACAGTTGCAGCTGTTATTTTGATGAGCCTACATCCAAAAGTAGGAACTGGAATTTTATTCCGTTTCAAACCATTAACAGTGATTGGTCGTAGGAGTTTATCGTATTATTTATGGTTCTTACCGATTATTGTCTTATACCAAGCAAAAATGGGCATTATTGGTTCAAGTAGTTTAATTCACGGCATCATCCAATTAGTACTGATTCTCTTCTTTGGAGAAGTTTGGTATCAAGTGTTTGAGAAAAGACGTTATCTTCAAATGGCCCGTAAAATAATGGGGCTGTTGAATGAAAAAACAGCTTTTGGAAAACAAATTTTCTTTGGAATCTGTGCGGTGCCACTCATCATTTTAGCAGTTGGTTTAGTACAGTCTACAAGTAAACTGTCTGAACAAGAGGCCACTCTTACAGAATTAATCCATACAAACCAAACAATTGTGGATAATACACAACAAACGGATAAAAAATTACTGAAAACCATTAATAACGTAGTTGGTTTAACTCGTGAAGAAACCGTCTTTAGTAGTAATAGTTCAATTACCTTTATCGGAGACCAATCCCTTCTTGCAATTGCCAATGAACTCACGACCATTTACCCTAATGCCGTGATGCATGCAACAACGATTGCACAAGTAACAGACTTATCTTCAACGATTAACGAATTAAAATCGAAGAATCAATTAAATGACATCGTTGTATTAATGTTTGGTGCTAATAGTGCTTTTACAAAAGGACAATTGGAACGTGAATTAAAACGAATTGGTATGGAAAAACAAATCTTCCTTGTTACGACAACAACGTCTAAAACATGGAGAGAGGATGTCAATAACGTGTACGCTTCTGTAAGTGAGAAGTATTCGAATGTCCATGTTCTTGACTGGAATGAGTATTCCAAAGACCAAGATTGGTTCTATTCACATAAATCGTATGTAACGGAAGTTGGTGCTCATGAAGAAGCGCTATTCTTTGCGAAAAAAATATATGAAACATTGAGAGGAAATTAA
- the obgE gene encoding GTPase ObgE, whose translation MAVFYDRATIQVKAGKGGDGMVAFRREKYVPDGGPAGGDGGKGGSVIFKVDSGLRTLLDFRHKRHFKAKPGENGMSKSMYGRGAEDLIVKVPPGTIVRNAETKALIADLVEDGQEVVVAKGGRGGRGNIRFATHKNPAPDIAENGEPGEEFELDLELKVLADVGLVGFPSVGKSTLLSVISSAKPKIADYHFTTLNPQLGMAQSPNGEQFVVADLPGLIEGAHTGVGLGIHFLKHIERTKVLLHVIDMAAMEGRDPFEDYKIIQEELGSYHLRLLERPMLIVANKMDQPQAEENLEKFKKDLADSLAEGEEMPEIFPISAYRREGLQALLARTAEVLEETEFFPLNEEVVETHIVYGLEEEEAPFKVTRDPDGTWVLYGDKIEKLFKMTNMEHDESVMRFSRQLRGMGVDSTLREKGAENGDLVRILNFSFEFVD comes from the coding sequence ATGGCAGTATTTTATGATCGTGCCACGATTCAAGTCAAAGCCGGAAAAGGTGGAGACGGAATGGTTGCGTTTCGTCGTGAAAAATACGTACCAGACGGAGGCCCAGCTGGTGGAGACGGCGGTAAAGGCGGAAGTGTCATTTTTAAAGTCGATTCAGGACTTAGAACCTTATTAGATTTCCGTCACAAACGTCATTTCAAAGCAAAACCTGGTGAAAACGGCATGAGTAAGAGTATGTATGGCCGTGGAGCAGAAGACTTAATCGTTAAAGTTCCACCAGGAACAATCGTTAGAAATGCTGAAACAAAAGCGTTGATTGCTGACTTAGTAGAAGATGGGCAAGAAGTAGTGGTTGCAAAAGGAGGCCGTGGTGGTCGAGGAAATATCCGTTTTGCAACGCATAAAAACCCTGCTCCAGATATTGCGGAGAATGGTGAACCTGGGGAAGAGTTTGAACTCGATTTAGAATTAAAAGTTTTAGCAGATGTTGGGTTAGTTGGATTCCCATCTGTAGGGAAGTCCACTTTACTATCCGTGATTTCAAGCGCAAAACCAAAAATTGCAGACTATCACTTTACAACATTGAATCCTCAATTAGGTATGGCGCAGTCTCCAAATGGCGAACAATTCGTTGTTGCAGATTTACCAGGTTTAATTGAAGGAGCTCACACAGGTGTGGGGCTTGGTATTCATTTCTTAAAACATATCGAACGTACAAAAGTATTACTTCATGTGATTGATATGGCCGCAATGGAAGGCCGTGATCCTTTTGAAGATTACAAGATTATTCAAGAGGAATTAGGAAGTTATCACCTACGCTTATTGGAACGTCCAATGCTAATCGTAGCTAACAAAATGGACCAACCACAAGCGGAAGAAAACTTAGAGAAGTTCAAGAAAGATTTAGCGGATAGCTTGGCTGAAGGTGAAGAAATGCCAGAAATTTTCCCAATTTCTGCATATCGTCGTGAAGGCCTTCAAGCATTGCTTGCTAGAACTGCTGAAGTGTTAGAAGAAACAGAATTCTTCCCATTAAACGAAGAAGTAGTGGAAACACATATCGTTTATGGATTAGAAGAAGAGGAAGCACCATTCAAAGTGACAAGAGATCCAGATGGAACTTGGGTACTCTATGGTGACAAGATTGAAAAACTATTCAAGATGACTAATATGGAACATGATGAGTCTGTTATGCGATTCTCACGTCAATTACGTGGAATGGGTGTAGATAGCACTTTACGTGAAAAAGGCGCTGAAAATGGCGATTTAGTACGCATTCTAAACTTCTCATTCGAGTTCGTAGATTAA
- the glyS gene encoding glycine--tRNA ligase subunit beta, which produces MTQSLLLEIGLEELPAQYVRTSSEQLAKRVEDFFKDENLEFESFEAFATPRRLAVRVNGLVEEQADREEIFKGPSLAIAQKDGAWTKAAEGFVRGKGLTTDDIYVEEVNGVEYIHVKQHIAGKSTKEVVKNLSSVITDMKFPVTMRWAAHTFEYLRPIHWIVALYGNEVIEEIGVLDVKAGRTSRGHRFLGKEATIENPESYEKALAEQFVIVNQDERKALVRKQIEELAADNNWIIPIDEDLLEEVSSILEYPTAFAGTFDEKYLVVPEPVLVTSMKEHQRYFVVYNQEKQLLPFFVSVRNGNDYMIENVAKGNQKVLTARLEDALFFYEEDLKIPMTTFLKKLETLNFHAKIGSMTEKMDRVQLLVGRIAKELNLPSDVVVTAQRAASIYKFDLVTNMVGEFPELQGIMGEIYALKQGETPEVAQAIREHYMPTSADGELPSSVPGALLAVADKLDTFLSFTAAGMLPTGSNDPYALRRQVMGLVQILAAFDWNIEIEDFTKLLLGLDYAEFLSGKEEEVEEFILSFIRERVAQRIATITKRHDIIDAIVNSHTSSVPEQLKAAKVLSAVSESEEFKGITEALNRVINISAKAQDDASGEILEDRLETESERTLVKAIKELHSKVQTLTPEELYSHLEAMAPKINDFFNENMVMVDDEATRRNRLRFLGLLSEIILDLADFTSLIVK; this is translated from the coding sequence ATGACACAATCATTATTATTAGAAATCGGTTTAGAAGAATTACCTGCTCAATATGTTCGAACAAGCTCTGAACAATTAGCAAAACGTGTAGAAGACTTCTTCAAAGATGAAAACTTAGAATTTGAATCCTTTGAAGCATTTGCAACTCCTAGAAGATTAGCGGTTCGAGTAAATGGCTTAGTCGAAGAACAAGCTGACCGAGAAGAAATCTTTAAAGGACCATCTCTTGCAATCGCTCAAAAAGATGGAGCTTGGACAAAAGCAGCTGAAGGATTTGTTCGTGGAAAAGGGTTAACAACAGATGATATTTACGTTGAAGAAGTGAATGGCGTTGAATACATTCATGTGAAACAACATATCGCTGGTAAATCAACAAAAGAAGTGGTTAAAAACTTATCTTCTGTGATTACAGATATGAAATTCCCAGTGACCATGCGTTGGGCAGCTCATACATTTGAATACTTACGTCCAATTCACTGGATTGTTGCGTTATACGGCAATGAAGTGATCGAAGAAATCGGCGTATTAGACGTAAAAGCTGGACGTACTTCAAGAGGACATCGTTTCTTAGGAAAAGAAGCAACGATTGAAAACCCAGAAAGCTATGAAAAAGCATTGGCTGAACAATTCGTTATCGTGAACCAAGATGAACGTAAAGCATTAGTTCGCAAGCAAATTGAAGAATTAGCTGCAGATAATAACTGGATTATTCCAATCGATGAAGACTTATTAGAAGAAGTAAGTTCAATCCTTGAATACCCAACAGCATTTGCGGGTACTTTTGATGAAAAATACTTAGTCGTTCCAGAACCAGTATTAGTGACATCAATGAAAGAACACCAACGTTATTTTGTTGTGTATAACCAGGAAAAACAATTATTACCATTCTTCGTTTCAGTACGTAACGGTAATGACTACATGATTGAAAATGTAGCTAAAGGAAATCAAAAAGTGTTAACAGCTCGTCTAGAAGATGCATTATTCTTCTACGAAGAAGACTTAAAGATTCCGATGACAACTTTCTTGAAGAAATTAGAAACATTAAACTTCCATGCCAAGATTGGTTCAATGACAGAGAAAATGGACCGTGTGCAATTACTTGTGGGACGTATTGCAAAAGAATTGAACTTACCAAGTGATGTCGTTGTCACAGCGCAACGTGCCGCTTCTATTTACAAATTCGATTTAGTAACAAACATGGTTGGTGAGTTCCCTGAATTACAAGGAATCATGGGTGAAATCTATGCCTTGAAACAAGGAGAAACTCCTGAAGTGGCTCAAGCAATCCGTGAACACTATATGCCAACAAGTGCAGATGGTGAATTGCCTTCTTCAGTACCAGGCGCTTTACTTGCAGTTGCCGATAAATTGGATACCTTCTTAAGCTTTACAGCTGCTGGAATGCTTCCAACAGGATCAAATGACCCATATGCGCTTCGTCGTCAAGTTATGGGACTTGTACAAATTCTTGCAGCCTTTGATTGGAACATCGAAATTGAAGACTTTACAAAACTATTGTTAGGTCTTGACTATGCTGAATTCCTATCAGGTAAAGAGGAAGAAGTTGAAGAGTTTATCTTAAGCTTTATTCGTGAACGTGTGGCACAACGTATTGCAACAATTACAAAACGTCATGATATTATCGATGCGATTGTAAACAGTCATACTTCATCAGTTCCTGAACAATTGAAAGCTGCAAAAGTTCTTTCAGCTGTTTCTGAATCAGAAGAATTTAAAGGAATTACAGAGGCATTAAACCGTGTTATTAATATTAGTGCGAAAGCTCAGGATGATGCGAGTGGCGAAATTTTAGAAGATCGCCTTGAAACAGAAAGTGAACGAACTTTAGTAAAAGCTATTAAAGAACTTCATTCAAAAGTACAAACATTAACTCCTGAAGAACTTTATAGTCATTTAGAAGCAATGGCACCAAAAATCAATGATTTCTTCAATGAAAATATGGTAATGGTGGACGATGAAGCGACTCGTCGTAACCGTCTAAGATTCTTAGGATTGCTATCTGAAATCATTTTAGATTTAGCAGATTTCACATCATTAATTGTTAAATAA
- the glyQ gene encoding glycine--tRNA ligase subunit alpha, with protein sequence MAKKLSVQEIILTLQNYWSNQGCLLLQAYDTEKGAGTMSPYTFLRAIGPEPWNAAYVEPSRRPADGRYGENPNRLFQHHQFQVVMKPSPENIQELYLGSLEALGINPLEHDIRFVEDNWENPSLGCAGLGWEVWLDGMEVTQFTYFQQVGGLECHPVTSEITYGLERLASYIQEVESVYDLVWTGDVKYGDIFTQPEYEHSKYAFEESNAELLMQLFTDFEKEATVLMEKGLVHPAYDYVLKCSHAFNLMDARGIISATDRAGFLGRIRKMARTIAKTFVAEREALGFPLLKEK encoded by the coding sequence ATGGCAAAAAAATTAAGTGTTCAAGAAATTATTTTAACATTACAAAATTATTGGTCTAACCAAGGATGCTTGCTTCTTCAAGCATACGATACTGAAAAAGGGGCGGGGACAATGAGTCCTTATACATTCCTTCGTGCGATTGGACCAGAACCATGGAATGCCGCGTACGTGGAACCTTCACGTCGTCCAGCAGATGGTCGTTACGGGGAAAACCCAAACCGTTTATTCCAACACCACCAATTCCAAGTGGTGATGAAACCATCTCCTGAAAATATTCAAGAATTATATTTAGGAAGCTTAGAAGCTCTTGGAATTAACCCGTTAGAACACGATATTCGTTTCGTAGAAGATAACTGGGAAAATCCATCTCTAGGCTGCGCTGGTTTAGGATGGGAAGTATGGCTTGACGGAATGGAAGTGACTCAATTTACGTACTTCCAACAAGTAGGTGGACTAGAATGTCACCCTGTAACAAGTGAGATCACTTATGGTTTAGAACGTCTTGCTTCATACATTCAAGAAGTAGAGAGTGTTTATGATTTAGTATGGACTGGAGATGTTAAATATGGGGATATCTTCACTCAACCAGAATATGAACATTCTAAATACGCTTTTGAAGAAAGCAATGCAGAATTATTAATGCAATTATTTACAGACTTTGAAAAAGAAGCGACTGTATTAATGGAAAAAGGTTTAGTGCACCCAGCATATGATTATGTATTGAAATGCTCTCATGCATTTAACTTAATGGATGCTCGCGGAATTATTTCTGCAACTGACCGTGCTGGATTCCTTGGCCGTATTCGTAAGATGGCTCGTACCATCGCGAAAACTTTCGTGGCTGAACGTGAAGCATTAGGATTCCCATTATTAAAAGAGAAATAA
- the recO gene encoding DNA repair protein RecO, whose protein sequence is MDYYHYFDGIVIMRQTYREKDMLVKILTRDHGKLMFFLRNAQQSNHPLTAATQVFTRATFLGHIHQNGFSFLKDSHDIKPATIVLQDVKAQAVLAYLTQLTDAVMDDHIVNKTVFQLLWDSIEAINNGIDAEVILRFFEIKILRYFGVEVEWQHCVICNRDTDLVDFSIQKHGCLCKNHLDEDEYRMQLSRKALYVARQLALVNTPKQIGSIQLSGETTSELRRLFDTIMDEYVGIRLKSKKFLDQMVEWETLMQKRGQD, encoded by the coding sequence ATGGATTATTACCACTATTTTGATGGGATTGTCATAATGAGACAGACGTACCGAGAAAAAGATATGCTCGTAAAAATTTTGACGAGAGACCACGGAAAGTTGATGTTCTTTTTACGAAATGCACAGCAAAGCAATCATCCATTAACGGCTGCAACACAGGTGTTTACAAGAGCGACTTTCCTGGGGCATATTCATCAAAATGGGTTTAGTTTCCTAAAGGATAGTCACGATATTAAGCCTGCAACGATTGTCTTACAAGATGTAAAGGCACAAGCAGTTTTAGCGTATTTAACACAATTAACAGATGCGGTGATGGATGACCATATAGTGAATAAGACGGTATTTCAACTGCTGTGGGACTCTATTGAAGCCATTAATAATGGAATCGATGCAGAAGTAATTTTGAGGTTCTTTGAAATCAAGATTCTACGTTACTTTGGAGTCGAAGTGGAGTGGCAACATTGTGTTATTTGTAATAGGGATACGGACTTAGTTGATTTTTCGATTCAAAAGCATGGATGCCTGTGTAAGAATCATTTAGACGAAGATGAGTATCGCATGCAACTGTCTAGAAAGGCATTGTACGTAGCAAGGCAATTAGCGCTTGTGAATACTCCAAAACAAATAGGGTCTATTCAGTTATCGGGTGAGACTACAAGTGAATTAAGACGGTTGTTTGACACCATTATGGATGAGTATGTGGGCATACGTTTGAAGAGCAAAAAATTCTTAGATCAGATGGTCGAATGGGAAACGTTAATGCAGAAAAGAGGACAAGATTAA
- the era gene encoding GTPase Era, with translation MTKSFKSGFVAIVGRPNVGKSTFMNYVLGQKIAIMSDKAQTTRNKIQGVYTKDNAQIVFLDTPGIHKPKHELGEFMVKSAYSALKEVDAVLFMVNVSEKRGPGDDFIIEKLKGIKTPIFLVLNKIDLVTPEVLLERVESYKDALDFAGVFPISVLQGNNVNELMEALIEALPEGPQYYPADQITDHPEYFVVSELIREKILQLTQEEIPHSVAVTVDKMQKDEFDKVHVYANIIVERKSQKGIIIGKGGRLLKEIGTRARRDIQQLLGNKVYLELWVKVEKDWRKRKSNLQEYGYKETDYRD, from the coding sequence ATGACAAAATCATTTAAATCAGGATTTGTAGCGATTGTGGGGCGACCTAACGTCGGCAAATCAACATTTATGAACTATGTGTTAGGTCAGAAGATTGCCATTATGTCTGATAAAGCACAAACCACAAGAAATAAAATTCAAGGAGTCTATACTAAAGATAACGCTCAGATTGTCTTTTTAGATACGCCTGGAATTCATAAACCAAAACATGAGCTTGGTGAATTCATGGTGAAGAGTGCCTATTCTGCTTTAAAAGAAGTGGATGCAGTCTTATTTATGGTCAATGTCAGTGAAAAACGTGGGCCAGGAGACGACTTCATTATTGAAAAGCTAAAAGGAATTAAGACACCGATTTTTTTAGTGTTAAATAAGATTGACCTTGTTACACCAGAAGTGTTATTAGAGCGTGTTGAAAGTTATAAAGATGCTCTTGATTTTGCGGGAGTATTCCCAATTTCAGTATTACAAGGAAATAATGTGAACGAATTAATGGAAGCACTTATAGAAGCTCTTCCCGAAGGTCCACAATACTATCCAGCAGACCAAATAACCGATCACCCGGAATACTTTGTGGTTTCAGAATTAATTCGTGAGAAAATTTTACAGTTAACACAGGAAGAAATCCCTCACTCAGTGGCTGTAACAGTGGATAAAATGCAAAAAGATGAATTTGATAAGGTTCATGTCTATGCAAATATTATCGTGGAGCGAAAATCACAAAAAGGTATTATTATCGGTAAAGGTGGACGTCTCTTGAAAGAAATTGGGACGAGAGCTAGACGAGATATTCAACAATTACTCGGAAATAAGGTTTATCTTGAATTGTGGGTAAAAGTCGAAAAAGATTGGCGTAAACGTAAAAGTAATCTACAAGAATACGGATATAAAGAGACAGACTATAGAGATTAG
- a CDS encoding diacylglycerol kinase family protein, with protein sequence MTDRQTGKNSTFLTSMKHALHGIKTVIHEERNMKAHLSMAALAILISFISGLTALEWCFILLCIFLVLVMEILNTVVENLVDLLVKKEYHIEAKKAKDIAAGGVLLSAGFTVVIAMIIILPKWFHF encoded by the coding sequence ATGACGGATAGACAAACGGGAAAAAATTCAACCTTTTTGACTTCAATGAAACATGCACTACACGGAATCAAAACAGTTATTCATGAAGAACGGAATATGAAAGCTCATTTGTCCATGGCGGCGTTGGCCATATTGATAAGTTTCATTTCTGGACTAACTGCACTCGAATGGTGTTTTATATTACTTTGTATATTTTTAGTATTAGTCATGGAGATATTAAACACAGTTGTTGAAAATTTGGTAGATTTATTAGTGAAAAAGGAATATCATATTGAAGCTAAAAAGGCAAAAGATATTGCAGCAGGTGGAGTATTGTTAAGCGCAGGTTTTACAGTCGTTATTGCGATGATTATAATTTTGCCAAAATGGTTTCATTTTTAA
- the ybeY gene encoding rRNA maturation RNase YbeY: MIIEIIDETEVVPESHQELVHKVVSFAADFLKIPQTKECSISFVSSERIREINRDFRNIDKVTDVISFALDDDDDDLASMQSIMEEDDSFVTSIGDIVISLDRAKEQAEDYGHSLERELGFLALHGFLHLNGYDHQTEEEEAEMTGLQQEILEAYGLTRNDG; encoded by the coding sequence ATGATTATTGAAATTATTGATGAAACAGAAGTAGTTCCAGAAAGTCATCAAGAACTGGTTCATAAGGTGGTATCTTTTGCAGCAGATTTTCTAAAAATACCTCAAACAAAAGAATGTAGTATTTCTTTCGTATCTAGTGAACGGATTCGAGAAATCAATCGTGATTTTAGAAATATCGATAAAGTAACGGATGTTATCAGTTTTGCATTGGATGATGACGATGATGATTTGGCAAGCATGCAGTCAATTATGGAGGAAGATGATAGTTTCGTGACTTCAATTGGAGATATTGTCATCTCTTTAGACCGTGCAAAAGAACAAGCAGAAGATTATGGTCATTCGCTTGAAAGAGAACTTGGATTTTTAGCACTTCACGGATTTTTACATTTAAATGGCTATGACCATCAAACTGAAGAAGAGGAAGCTGAAATGACAGGATTGCAACAAGAAATCTTAGAAGCTTATGGGTTAACTAGAAATGACGGATAG